The genomic region CCCATGCGCAATCCGGTACCCAGAGCCTTGGAGCAGGCCTCTTTGGCGGCCCAGCGTTTGGCATAGGTGCCCGCCACATCCAGACGGCGTTCGGCCTTGCGCTGCTCGACCGAGGTGAAAACCCGGTTTTTAAACCGGTCGCCAAACCGATCGAGCGTGCGTTGTATCCGCTCGATATTGGCGAGATCACTGCCGATGCCGAGAATCATGGCCGACCTCCGTAACTGCCCGGAATTTTTGAAAATTCCGATCCGTTTTCTGGCAAGAAAACGGCAAGCCCCATCAGCCTCGCGCCTCGTCCATCAGGCGTCGCATTTCACGAACCGCGGGGGTTAGCCCCCTGAAAATCGCTTCCCCAATCAGGAAATGACCAATGTTCAATTCCTGCACCTCGGGGAAAGCCGCGATAGGTGCAACGCAGTCATAGGTCAGCCCGTGGCCGGCATGAACCTCCAGCCCAAGCGAATGGGCATAGGTGGACATTTCACGTAGGCTCTCAAATTCCGCGTCACGCAATTTGAAATCACCTTCGGCATGGGCATCGCAATAAGCCCCCACATGCAGCTCGATAATATCAGCACCAACCCGGTGCGCGGCTTCGACCTGCTTCATGTCAGCAGCGACAAAAAGCGATATTCGGCTACCAGCCTCACGCAGTGGCGCAATGAAATCGGTCAGCTTGTTTTGCTCACGCGCCACTTCCAGCCCACCCTCGGTGGTGCGCTCTTCGCGTTTCTCGGGCACGATGCAAACCGCGTGCGGGCGATGCCGCAGCGCAATGGCCTGCATTTCGTCGGTGGCTGCCATTTCAAAATTCAGCGGCAGGGTAAGCGCCTGCATCAGGCCTTCGATGTCGGCGTCAGTGATATGGCGGCGATCCTCACGCAGGTGGGCGGTGATGCCATCAACGCCGGCCTCTTCCGCCATTTTTGCAGCCCGAATCGGGTCTGGATTGGAACCACCACGCGCATTGCGCAGCGTCGCCACATGATCAATGTTGAGACCCAGTCGAAGAGAGTTTTTGGCCATTGCTGTTAGTCCTAAAAAGCCCAGTTTGACCAGACAGTAGACGGCTAGGCGAAAAGAGCAAACTGCAAAATCCTAAGGCAACTTATGCGAGGCCACTTTGATCGAAACCGCAGTGCCGGGGAGGCCGTTTTCCACCCTGGCCCGCGCTTTGATCGCCTTGAATTTGGCTTTGATCTTAGAGCGGCGGCGGTGCTGATAGGCCCGGATCAGCGGCACGCTGAGACCATAGCAGACTGCCGCCGCCACCAGGCCGGGAATCACCCCGCCGATCAGATAGGGCAGAAACACCTCGTTGTAGAATATCTGCAACCCATGCCAGTCCGCCTCGCGGTCCGAGATCAGCGCCAGCAGATTGTTCCACAGATCCTTGCTGACCCCAAAGAACTTGCCGATCAGCGAATGATCCACCTCGGTGTCAAATTCGGTGCCCAACAACCAGTGGCCGGTTTGCAGCGATGCTACTCCGATCGGCACATAGGTCAGCGGATTGCCAAAAAAGGTGCCGCTCAGCGCCGCCAGGATATTGCCGTTGAACAACCGCGCCAACATCACCGCCACCACAAAATGCAGCCCATAAAACGGCGTAAAGGCAGTGAACACCCCCGCCGCGATGCCACGCGCAATGCGTTCCGGCGAATCAGGCAGCCGCCGCACCCGGTGTTTTACGTAATGGAATGCCCGCGTCCAACCGCCACGCGGCCAGAGAAAATCCGCAGTCGCACGTAGCGGCGAACGTCGGTCACGGCGCCTGAATACCAACGAATGCATCCTTCCAAGTTGTGGCCCCGATTAAGGTCCAGTTAATGGCCCCACTTAGCGCTGGGGCTTCTAGTTTGCGCTCTGTTTCGCAGGATAATCCCGCAGTCGTTCAACCGCGGCCACGTCATTTTCTGCCTCCAGCATCAAAATCAGCGAATGCAACTGTTCAACATCGCGCAGCTCGACGTTTATCACCAAACGGTAAAAGTCTGGTTTCCGGTCGATAAATTCCAAGTCCGAGATATTGGCCTTTTTCTCGCCAATCAATGTGCAAATTCGTCCCAGTACCCCGGCATCATTACCAATGGTCAGCCCCAGGGTCACGCCGTAAACCGCAGGGTGATTGCCGCTATGCCAATGCACGTCTACCCAGCGCTCTGGCTGATCTTCGTAATTGCTCAGATGGTCACAATCTGCCGCATGAACCACCACACCGCGACCGCGATATGTGATCCCGATGATCCGCTCACCGGGCAGCGGCTGACAGCAGGCGGCGCGTTCAAAGCCTTGCCCCGGCTCCAGGCCGATCACCGCGCGGCGCGGTGAGATCTCATCGCTCTTGTCGGGAACCAGATCCGGGTAAACCGCCTGCACCACATCATGGCCGGTGATTTCAGCAGACCCAAGACGCGCCAGCAGTTCATGGGCGTTGCCCAGCCGCAAGGCCCGCGCCGCAGTCTCCAGCGTTTTATCGGTGGCCTTGCGGCCAACATGCTCAAACGCCGACCGC from Parasedimentitalea psychrophila harbors:
- a CDS encoding pyridoxine 5'-phosphate synthase encodes the protein MAKNSLRLGLNIDHVATLRNARGGSNPDPIRAAKMAEEAGVDGITAHLREDRRHITDADIEGLMQALTLPLNFEMAATDEMQAIALRHRPHAVCIVPEKREERTTEGGLEVAREQNKLTDFIAPLREAGSRISLFVAADMKQVEAAHRVGADIIELHVGAYCDAHAEGDFKLRDAEFESLREMSTYAHSLGLEVHAGHGLTYDCVAPIAAFPEVQELNIGHFLIGEAIFRGLTPAVREMRRLMDEARG
- a CDS encoding DUF2062 domain-containing protein — its product is MVFRRRDRRSPLRATADFLWPRGGWTRAFHYVKHRVRRLPDSPERIARGIAAGVFTAFTPFYGLHFVVAVMLARLFNGNILAALSGTFFGNPLTYVPIGVASLQTGHWLLGTEFDTEVDHSLIGKFFGVSKDLWNNLLALISDREADWHGLQIFYNEVFLPYLIGGVIPGLVAAAVCYGLSVPLIRAYQHRRRSKIKAKFKAIKARARVENGLPGTAVSIKVASHKLP